One part of the Chryseobacterium sp. 7 genome encodes these proteins:
- a CDS encoding ABC transporter permease: MNEPQQTWTETIDADHSLFDLKLKEVWRYKDLVYMFVKRDFVSSFKQTVLGPIWFFINPILTTIVYLVIFGRIAKLPTDDAPPLLFYLAGVTLWNYFSTSLLATSTTFAGNAGIFGKVYFPRLVTPLSIVISNLMRLGVQFLLFILVWAYYLSKGQVNPNWWVLATPFLILLMAFFSLGLGMIFSALTTKYKDLSMLLGFGVSLFMYATPVIYPTSALRGAFKELALYNPLTGIFECFKYAWLGVGDFSPTMLGISSLIIVIIMAIGVVIFNKVEKTFMDTV; the protein is encoded by the coding sequence ATGAATGAACCACAACAGACGTGGACAGAAACGATTGATGCAGATCATTCGTTATTTGACTTGAAGCTAAAGGAAGTCTGGAGATACAAAGATCTTGTTTATATGTTTGTAAAAAGAGATTTTGTATCCAGTTTTAAGCAGACTGTTTTAGGACCAATCTGGTTTTTTATAAATCCCATTCTTACAACCATCGTTTATTTGGTTATTTTCGGAAGAATTGCCAAGCTCCCTACAGATGATGCACCGCCACTTCTTTTTTATCTGGCAGGGGTAACACTATGGAATTATTTTTCCACTTCATTGCTAGCTACATCTACTACTTTTGCAGGCAATGCAGGGATATTCGGAAAAGTATATTTCCCGAGGCTGGTTACGCCGTTATCTATTGTTATTTCTAACCTGATGCGACTTGGGGTACAGTTCCTTCTGTTCATTCTTGTATGGGCGTATTATTTGAGTAAAGGGCAGGTAAACCCCAATTGGTGGGTCTTAGCAACTCCGTTTCTTATTTTACTGATGGCATTTTTCTCTTTGGGACTGGGAATGATATTTTCTGCTCTTACTACAAAATACAAAGACCTTAGTATGCTTTTAGGATTCGGTGTTAGTTTATTTATGTATGCTACGCCGGTTATTTATCCTACTTCTGCCCTTAGAGGGGCTTTCAAAGAACTTGCGCTATATAATCCTCTGACAGGTATTTTTGAATGTTTTAAATATGCCTGGTTAGGTGTTGGTGATTTCTCTCCTACAATGCTGGGTATAAGCTCTTTAATAATTGTTATTATTATGGCTATAGGAGTTGTAATTTTCAATAAAGTTGAAAAAACTTTTATGGATACCGTGTAA